A region of the bacterium genome:
GTCCAAACGTCTGATCATCATCATCTGTGTCCTCATGTCTCTCGCCGGCTGCTCTGCGTTCGACAGCGACAACACGCCGTACGTCGGGTTCTCGCCTGATCTGATCCCGGCGATCCCCGGCGGGGAAGTCGGCATTTACAGCGGTTACTACGCAGGTGCGATGACGCTCGATTCCAATTCGTGCGCCGGCGTTTCAGACGCGGTGGGCGATGCGATCGAACTTGCGATCAACGTGGTGCACAGCGCCAACATTCTCAATATCGCATTCGCGGATGAGACTGCGGCCTCAGGCGAGCTCACAGGCACGGGCGCGGTATTCATGTTGCAGACCGGTTCGACCAAGCATGTCTATTACCTCGACTTCGCTGTCGAGGATGCGGTGGCTGGGAGCTGCGAGGTCATAGAGGCGGCGGAGGACGGATCCTTTGGCGAGCCCTGCGCCAGCTATACGATCTCTCTTGAAGAGGGCGAGAAGCCTGCTGAGGAAGAGGCCTCCACCGAAGAGGCTCTATAGGCAAGACACCTGTAACAGGTCTTTACACGGCCTTTTCCCTAGAGGGAAAAGGCCGTTTTTTTATGCGCTTATCCGTTGGATCGCATTGACTTTGTAAAAGCTTCACAATAAGTTGCTGATTTGCGGTATAATTTAAGAGAGGTGACACGTGAAGCGCATAAAGACTCTGTCTGCGGCCCTCGCGATAATAATTTTATCGGCGTTTCTGGGCAGGGAAGCGGCGGGCTCTCAGGTGATCTCAGGAAAGATAACCGACCTCACCAAGGCCAACGTGGTATTCACCGGCAAGTGTGTGTCAGCCGAACCCATGGTCAAGAAGCTGGGCGAGAAGGGGCAGATCCTGGTCACCAAGTATACGTTTGAAGTCGAGGAGGTCATCAAGGGGAGCGCGCCCTCTCCGTTCTCCTTCGTCCATCTGGGAGGGTCGCGCGCGGCCGCCATGAAGCTCAAACTGCCCTATGTGGCGGGCATGCCGGTCTTCGAGGCAGGCAAGAAGTACACGGTCTTTCTCTCCAGTGAGACCTCATTAGGTCTCAGGGGCGTGATCAGCCTCGGCTGCGGCAAGTTCAACTTCGTCGAGGGGGCTGACGGCAAGGTTCAGGTGGTGAACGACTACGGCAATAAGTCGCTCTTCACCGGGCTCCCCTCCACGGCAAAGGTCGGCAAGGCGCTCTCGGTGGGCGGCGTCGCGGCCGGCGCCCAGGGCGGCCCCATGGATTACAAGAACTTCGTCAACATGGTCAAAGAGCTGGAAGGGAGGGAATGACCCATGCCTCTTCGCAGCATAGCAATCGCGTTTGTCGCGGCGGCCGTTTCCCTTTTCAGCTCGATTGCCTGCGCAGGGGGTCCATTTATCGTGGATGAGGCCGCCACCGGCACGGCGCTCCAGTGGCAGGACAAGACTCTCAAGTGGTGCCCTGATCCGGGCGATCTCGCGTCGACGGTGTTGCACGACACTGCCGTGCAATGGATTACCGAGGCGTTCGGCAAATGGACTGCAGTGCAGCTGCACAACTCATCCAATACCCTCGTGGACACTGCTGCGATCAGTGTCGCACTGGATACCGGCTGTCCGACCGAAGAGATCAACGTGGATAATTATCTGGATTACTATAACGGCGACGAGGGTCCCTCAGTCGTGATCTTTGACGAGACGGGGGACATCATAGCGGAGTTCTCGGGCGAAGAGAACAGGGAGTTCGTGGTCGGACTCTCGCAGCCTCTTGCTGCAGACTCGACCGGAAAATACATCACCAAGGGAATAGCGATCTTCAACGGGCTCTTGCTCGCCTCGGACAATACGGTCCTTGGCACTGATCTCACGACCAAGTCCGCGTATTTCAAGGCCACCGTGATACACGAGCTGGGGCATCTGCTCAACCTCGACCACAGCCAGAGCAACTATGAGGATATCAAGACCTGCGAACGGGGCCAGGCCTGCGACTACTCGCAATATATCCCCACGATGTACCCGGAGCTGATAAGCACCTCGCAGGGCGAGCTGAACCGCGACGATCAGGTGACCTTGTCGTGGATCTATCCGACCGCGGATTTTCAGAGTCAGTTTTGCGTGATAACCGGGAAGATACTCGACGGCGACGGCAATCCCCTCCAGGGCGTGCACGTCACGGCCACCAGGTCTGCAGACAGCCCGACCCCGTATGTCGAGGCGCGCTCCTTTGTCAGCGGCGCGATGTATCCCGCATGCGAGGGGGACAGCCGCTATTATCTCTACGGGATAGTCCCCGGACGGGCATACAAGGTCTACTATGAGCCGATAGGCGAGGATTTCACAGGCGCGTCCGGCTTTGAGCCTCTGGATAATCCGCCTTCCGGATTCGACGCGGGCGACATACTCGGGTCCGACGATGCGACCACGGTGAGCTGCAGCGAGGGGGGGCAGATTATAGAGATGCCCGACGTGACCATAGACACCTCCAATCCGTGCGGAAGCAGCGGCGGCAGCACCGACACGACATCCAGCAGCTCCAAAGTCTCCTGCAGCCTGTCGCGCGATCTGTCGGCTGATTCCGCCTTTGGATCGGCTGCGATGCTGTGCATGCTTGCGTCGGCGGTCCTTATCGCAGGCCGTCTTGCCGCAAATCGTAAACCATCGGGAAAGGTTTCATGAGAAGGAAGACGCGTCGCATCTCCGTCGGCAGGATCGCGATCGGCGACGGCGCCTCGGTGTCGGTCCAGTCGATGACGAATACCAGGACCTCCGACGCTGCGGCGACCGCGGCCCAGATCGAGAGGTTGGCCGCTGCCGGCTGTGAGATCGCGAGGGTCGCGGTCCCTGACGAGGACGCGGCCCGTGCGCTTCGCGAAATCAAATCCAGGATATCGATCCCCCTCGTCGCGGATATACACTTCGACCACAGGCTGGCGATGGCCGCGATCGAGGCGGGCGTGGACGGCCTTCGGATAAATCCGGGCAACATAGGTTCTCCGGAGCGCGTGGCAGCAGTGGCGGACGCGGCCAGGGCGCGCCGCATACCAATACGCGTCGGCGTGAATGCCGGCTCCCTTGAGAAGGAACTGCTCAAAAAATACGGACACCCCACGCCTGAGGCATTGGTCGAGTCCGCCCTGGGCCACGTGAGGCTCTTGGAAAAGATCGATTTCAGGGACATCAAGATTTCGGCAAAGGCATCCAACGTCGCGGACACGATCGCGACCTACAGGCTCCTCTCCGAGAAGGTCGATTACCCGCTGCACCTCGGTGTCACGGAGGCAGGGACGCTTTTCACCGGCGCGATCAAGTCTGCCATGGGCATCGGCGCGCTCCTCTCTCAGGGGATAGGCGACACGATCAGGGTCTCTCTCACAGCCGACCCGGTGAAAGAGGTGATGGCCGGCTTCGAGATACTGGCGAACCTGGGGCTCAGGGAGAGGCCGTATCCCGAGGTCATCTCATGTCCGACCTGCGGCAGGGCCCAGATCGACGTGCAGGCCCTCGCAGAAGAGGTCGAGGAGCGGGTTGCCGCCATCAGGGCGCCGCTCAAAATCGCCGTGATGGGCTGCATCGTCAACGGACCCGGGGAGGCGAAAGAGGCCGACGTGGGCATAGCCGGAGGCGACGGAAGGGGAGTGATCATCCGCGAAGGAAAGATTATGCGAACATGCCCGGAGGGGAATCTTGCCGATGAGCTCATGAAGGAGATTGAATCATTGATCAAGAGGCGCTAGGAAACAATCGATGCGATACTCACAGATACTGATACCGACGCTTCGCGAGGCGCCGGCGGACGCAGAGGTCGTGAGCCATAAGCTCATGGTCCGGGCGGGCTACATCAAGAAACTCGCTGCAGGCGTGTACACCTACATGCCGCTCTGCCTGCGCGTGCTTCGGAAGATCGAGCGCATAGTGCGCGAGGAGATGAACGCTTCCGGCGCGCAGGAACTTCTGCTGCCGATCGTCATGCCCGCCGAGCTCTGGATCGAGACCGGCCGCTGGCAGGTCTACGGAAAGGAGCTCCTGCGCTTCAAGGATAGGCACGATCGGGACTTCTGCATAGGGCCCACCCATGAGGAGGCGATCACCGACCTCCTGCGCGGCGTGGTCGATTCGTGGCGCGACCTTCCGAAGAACTGTTTCCAGATCCAGACCAAGTTCCGTGACGAGGTCAGGCCGCGGTTCGGGCTCATGCGCGGCCGCGAGTTCATAATGAAGGACGGCTATTCCTTTGACCGCGACGAGGAGTCGGCGAAGAAGTCCTACTGGAACATGTACGAGGCGTACAAGCGCATATTCTCGCGCTGCGGCCTCAAGTACAGGCCGGTGGAGGCGATGACAGGCACCATCGGCGGCTCCATGTCCCACGAGTTCCAGGTGCTCGCTGCCTCCGGCGAGGACGAAATCGTCGCCTGCGACAAGTGCGAATACGCCGCCAACGTGGAGAAGGCGGAATTGAAGCCGCCCGACCGGTCACAAGTCACAGATCGCCAGTCGCGCAAAGGCGAGTTCAAGAAGGTCTCCACTCCTGGCAAGAAGTCGGTCGAAGAGGTCTGCGAGTTCCTCAAGGTGGGACCCGAGCGACTCGTGAAGACGCTGATCTTCGATACCGATAAGGGGCCAGTGGCAGGTCTCGTGCGCGGAGACCATCACCTCAAGGAGTCCAAACTCAAGGAGGCCATCGGTGCGGAGTGGTGCAACCTTGCCGAGGAGCACACGGTCGTCGAGGCCACTGGCGCGCCATCCGGGTTCGCGGGTCCGGTGGGGCTCGGCATCCCGGTCTATGCGGATCATTCGGTCGCAGCGATGCATGATTTCGTCGTCGGAGCCAACGCGGGCGACGCGCATCTCACAGGGGTGAACCTCGGCGATTTCGAAGTCGCGAAGTTCGTGGACATCAGGCGTGCGGTCGCAGGCGACAACTGCCCGCGCTGCACCGGCATGCTTGAGGAGCATCGGGGCATCGAGGTCGGGCAGGTATTCTTCCTCGGGACAAAGTATTCAAAGCCGATGAAGGCCAACTATACCGACGAAGGCGGCGACGCGAAGGCTCTCGTGATGGGGTGCTACGGCATAGGCATCAGCAGGACCGCCGCTGCCGCCATCGAGCAGAACCACGACGACCGCGGCATCATCTGGCCGCTGCCGATCGCGCCGTTCCATGTCGAGGTCGTGCCGCTCTCGGCGGAGGGCGAGGTGGCGAAGGTCGCGGAGCGGATACACGACGACCTCGTTTCGCGCGGGGTCGAGGTGCTCATCGACGATCGCGACCTGCGCGCAGGGGTCAAGTTCACGGATGCGGACCTGATCGGCATCCCGTACCGCATAGTCGTCGGCGAGAAGGGGCTCAAGGACGGCGTGGTCGAGTTCAAGCTCCGCGGCTCAAGCGAGATGGACAAGCTCTCCCCGGCCGAGGCCGTGGATCGCATGGTCGAAATAATCGCAAGGGAAAAACCAGCCCGCGCATAAAACGGAGGTCTCTTTATGACGATGAAGCCTCGCTCCAACAAGGATAGGGTGATCGTTGCGTTGATCGCCGACCAGATGAAAGAGGCCGAGCGGATGGTGAAACTCCTCAAGGAGGACGTGCACACCTTCGAGGTCGGCGCACCCACGTACACTGCGCTCGGCCCGGATGTCATAAAGATGGTCCACGCGAACGGCTGCAGGGTCTTCCTCGATTTGAAATACCACGATATTCCGTCCACGATCTACAAGGCGGTTTATGCGGCCACGAAGCTGGAGGTCGAAGCGCTCAACGTTCACGCCTCGGGCGGCGAAGATATGCTGACGAGCACGGTGGAGGCGGCGCGCGAGGCCGCGGGCTCGAAGTCAAAGATGCCGACGCTGCTTGCGGTAACCGTGCTCACGAGCATGGAGTCGCTTGCCGACATCGGCGTGCAGTTCGAGGTGCGCGAACAGGTCGTGAGGCTCGCCAGGCTCACGCAGCACTGCGGCCTGCACGGCGTGATCGCCTCCCCGCTCGAGATATCCCCCATTCGCAAGGCCTGCGGCGAGAAGTTCTTGATCGTGACCACGGGTGTGCGTCCCCTGGGCAGCGCTGCGCAGGACCAGAGGCGCATCGCGTCGCCCGTCATGGCCATGGCTGCCGGCGCCGACTTCCTCGTCATCGGCCGCCCCGTGGTCCAGGCAAAGGACCCGCGCGCAGTCATACGTCAGATACTCAAAGAAATAGCCTGATAGCAAAATCGCACAGCCGAAGGGGTGGGGATTAGAGTACCCTGATCGGTGTCCTCGGTGCCCATTTTTTCTCCTCAATAATGATGCTGTAATTTTCAGGCCTGAATTAATCAATTAAATCAACAGGTTGAAAGTGGCTCCCAAATCCCGGGTTTGGCACCCTCTATGCATTTCTATTGTGCAGGGGAAAGCGGAGGGGGCCATGAAAGACAATATAAAGACGGTCTTAGATGACGACATGGAGCTGGATATAAGGGCCCATGAGGTCGCGAGCGCTTCAGAGGAAGCACATAAGCGTCTCCTCGACCTGCAGCTCAAGATGGCCGCGAGCTCCATCAACCACGAGTACGCCAGGCAAAAATTCGACGAGATAGCCGACCGGACCGAGCGCGAGGACCTGCTGGATTACATGGACGACTGCCACCGGGAGTATGGCGAGGCGCGCGCTCAGCTGGCCGCCTATGATCCTTACGCGCTCGCCGATTTCGAGGCGGATCTCATCAGGCAGAAACAGACGACGACCGCGCACTTCAACGCGTAGCCGCCTTAAAGAACCCTAACCCTCCTTTCTCAAGCAGGGGAACCGTCGCGAGACGGCTCCCCTGTGTCATTTCTGCCGGCATCGAATTCCTTGTAATCATCGCATTCAAAAGATAGAATTCGACATCCGGATGGGGGTCGATATGCCCGTAAAAGAGGAGCACTATCGCACGATATTCGAGCATGCGCCGCTCGGGATGCTCGTATATGACCAGCAGGGCAGGGTAATCGAATGCAATGATTCTATGATCAAGATACTCGGCTCTTCGCGCAAGGCGTTCATCGGATTTGATATTTTGTCCATGACGCAAGACGAGGCCGTGCTCAAGGCGGTAAAAGACGCGTTCGAAAAGGGAATGGGCTATTTCGAGGGGGAGTATCTGTCGATCACCGGGAAGAAACGCGCATATCTCAGGGCCATTTTCAAGAGGCTTGCGGATGAGGGGGGCGCGTCGTCAGGAGGGATCGCGATAATCGAGGACATCACCGAGAGGAAAAAAGTCGAGTGCGCCTTGGTTGAATCCGAGAACAAGTATCGACTGCTGGTCGAGAATGCGAATGAAGCCGTGGTCGTGGCGCAGGAGATGATAATCAGGTTCACCAATGCCAAGACGACTGAGATAACCGGCTACAGCGCGGAGGAGCTATGCGGCATGCCGTTCGAAAAGCTCATTCATCCGGATGACCTCCCGATGGTGGCGGAGCGTCACAAGAAAAGGATGGCTGGAGAGGCTGT
Encoded here:
- the ispG gene encoding flavodoxin-dependent (E)-4-hydroxy-3-methylbut-2-enyl-diphosphate synthase yields the protein MRRKTRRISVGRIAIGDGASVSVQSMTNTRTSDAAATAAQIERLAAAGCEIARVAVPDEDAARALREIKSRISIPLVADIHFDHRLAMAAIEAGVDGLRINPGNIGSPERVAAVADAARARRIPIRVGVNAGSLEKELLKKYGHPTPEALVESALGHVRLLEKIDFRDIKISAKASNVADTIATYRLLSEKVDYPLHLGVTEAGTLFTGAIKSAMGIGALLSQGIGDTIRVSLTADPVKEVMAGFEILANLGLRERPYPEVISCPTCGRAQIDVQALAEEVEERVAAIRAPLKIAVMGCIVNGPGEAKEADVGIAGGDGRGVIIREGKIMRTCPEGNLADELMKEIESLIKRR
- a CDS encoding proline--tRNA ligase; the protein is MRYSQILIPTLREAPADAEVVSHKLMVRAGYIKKLAAGVYTYMPLCLRVLRKIERIVREEMNASGAQELLLPIVMPAELWIETGRWQVYGKELLRFKDRHDRDFCIGPTHEEAITDLLRGVVDSWRDLPKNCFQIQTKFRDEVRPRFGLMRGREFIMKDGYSFDRDEESAKKSYWNMYEAYKRIFSRCGLKYRPVEAMTGTIGGSMSHEFQVLAASGEDEIVACDKCEYAANVEKAELKPPDRSQVTDRQSRKGEFKKVSTPGKKSVEEVCEFLKVGPERLVKTLIFDTDKGPVAGLVRGDHHLKESKLKEAIGAEWCNLAEEHTVVEATGAPSGFAGPVGLGIPVYADHSVAAMHDFVVGANAGDAHLTGVNLGDFEVAKFVDIRRAVAGDNCPRCTGMLEEHRGIEVGQVFFLGTKYSKPMKANYTDEGGDAKALVMGCYGIGISRTAAAAIEQNHDDRGIIWPLPIAPFHVEVVPLSAEGEVAKVAERIHDDLVSRGVEVLIDDRDLRAGVKFTDADLIGIPYRIVVGEKGLKDGVVEFKLRGSSEMDKLSPAEAVDRMVEIIAREKPARA
- the pyrF gene encoding orotidine-5'-phosphate decarboxylase; the protein is MTMKPRSNKDRVIVALIADQMKEAERMVKLLKEDVHTFEVGAPTYTALGPDVIKMVHANGCRVFLDLKYHDIPSTIYKAVYAATKLEVEALNVHASGGEDMLTSTVEAAREAAGSKSKMPTLLAVTVLTSMESLADIGVQFEVREQVVRLARLTQHCGLHGVIASPLEISPIRKACGEKFLIVTTGVRPLGSAAQDQRRIASPVMAMAAGADFLVIGRPVVQAKDPRAVIRQILKEIA